A window of Chloracidobacterium sp. N contains these coding sequences:
- the serA gene encoding phosphoglycerate dehydrogenase, with the protein MTIHRVLVCGNLAEDGLSILRQTPNIALDVKPELKEDELAELIAPYHALIVRSDTRPTAKVIAAADNLKVIGRAGTGVDNIDVEAATKRGIVVMNTPGGNSVTTAEHTFALLMATARHIAQGTMSLKQGRWERKKLVGVELSGKTLGIVGIGRIGSLVAQRAAAFGMHTVGYDPYLTREAAAKLGIELVALDTLFARADFITLHVPLTDETRHIINADAFRKMKRGVRLINCARGGLVDETALAAALQDGTVAAAALDVFEEEPPPPDHPLLALPNLTCTPHLGASTTEAQVSVAVSIARQIVDFLETGAIFGAVNAPSVSAEIMAELRPYVDLGIKLGMFQGQAFGSHVRRLVIEYSGKVADLDVRPITQAILVGLLSGTSNRVNFVNAALIAEERGMVVSETKNRVAKDFASLIALWAETDQGESDVAGAIFRESDLRIVRVNGFPIEAIPKGHMLLCANRDQPGVLGRICSTLGDGGVNIARLYLGRKEIGGTAISLIQVDSPVPDEVMAKLHEIPAVLKARCIHL; encoded by the coding sequence ATGACCATCCACCGTGTTCTCGTCTGTGGCAACCTGGCCGAAGACGGTCTCAGCATTTTGCGCCAGACACCCAACATTGCCCTCGATGTCAAGCCGGAACTCAAAGAAGACGAACTGGCCGAACTCATTGCCCCCTACCATGCGCTTATTGTGCGCAGCGATACCCGTCCGACGGCCAAAGTCATCGCGGCGGCGGACAACCTCAAGGTCATCGGGCGGGCCGGCACCGGTGTGGACAACATTGATGTCGAGGCCGCGACCAAGCGCGGCATTGTGGTGATGAACACTCCCGGCGGTAACAGCGTCACCACCGCCGAACACACCTTTGCCCTGCTGATGGCTACAGCCCGGCACATTGCCCAGGGCACGATGAGCCTCAAGCAGGGCCGCTGGGAACGGAAGAAGCTCGTCGGCGTCGAACTGTCTGGCAAAACCCTGGGGATCGTTGGGATCGGACGCATCGGCAGCCTCGTGGCCCAGCGCGCGGCGGCCTTCGGCATGCACACGGTTGGCTATGATCCTTACCTGACGCGGGAAGCCGCAGCCAAGTTGGGTATCGAACTCGTCGCGCTCGATACCCTGTTTGCGCGCGCCGATTTCATCACCCTGCACGTCCCGCTGACGGATGAAACCCGGCATATCATCAATGCCGACGCCTTCCGCAAGATGAAACGTGGCGTCCGGCTCATCAACTGCGCCCGTGGTGGACTGGTGGATGAGACCGCCCTTGCCGCCGCCCTGCAGGACGGCACGGTAGCCGCTGCCGCGCTCGATGTCTTCGAGGAAGAACCGCCGCCGCCCGATCATCCGCTTCTGGCACTGCCCAACCTCACCTGCACCCCCCACCTTGGAGCTTCAACAACGGAAGCGCAGGTGAGTGTGGCCGTTTCGATTGCCAGACAAATCGTGGACTTTCTTGAAACCGGCGCCATTTTTGGCGCCGTCAATGCGCCTTCGGTAAGCGCCGAGATCATGGCTGAACTGCGGCCTTACGTGGACCTCGGCATCAAACTTGGCATGTTTCAGGGGCAGGCCTTCGGCAGTCACGTACGCCGTCTGGTCATTGAATACAGTGGCAAGGTCGCCGACCTGGACGTGCGTCCCATCACCCAGGCGATTCTGGTCGGGCTGCTTTCAGGGACGAGCAATCGGGTCAACTTCGTCAATGCGGCGCTCATTGCCGAAGAACGCGGCATGGTCGTCTCGGAAACCAAAAATCGCGTCGCCAAGGACTTTGCCAGCCTTATCGCCCTCTGGGCGGAGACTGACCAGGGGGAAAGCGATGTGGCCGGCGCCATTTTCCGTGAGTCCGATCTGCGGATCGTACGGGTCAACGGCTTTCCCATCGAAGCCATCCCGAAAGGGCACATGCTGCTGTGTGCCAACCGGGACCAGCCCGGCGTGCTGGGGCGGATTTGTTCCACACTCGGCGATGGCGGCGTCAACATTGCCCGGCTCTACCTTGGACGCAAGGAAATCGGCGGGACGGCCATTTCCCTCATCCAGGTGGATTCACCCGTACCTGATGAAGTCATGGCCAAGCTGCACGAGATTCCGGCGGTTCTCAAGGCACGGTGTATTCACCTGTAG
- a CDS encoding cryptochrome/photolyase family protein: METIWILGDQLVRLHPAFERVEHSTVRVLMIESAAHARRVRYHKQKLVFLFSAMRHYAEELRAMGWTVDYYREQPDFEAGLVAHLRQHRPSRIWLMEPNEYGVAELLKRLVAAHGLSLDILPTTMFISDRASFAARAQGKKTLVLENFYRRMRQMTGLLMEPDGEPTGGTWNYDRENRQVPPPDHRFPPLPRYAPDAITREVMDWVRRDFPDGYGVIEPFHWATTRAEAEDAYQDFIEHRLDLFGPYEDAMVRGQAALYHTLVSPYVNVGLLDPLVAARQAEQAYRAGKARLNSVEGVIRQFIGWREFIYQIYWLRMPEMAQANFFGDTRPLPHYYWDGETRMQCLRETITQLQQTGHTHHIQRLMVLGNFALLAGVLPQAVNEWFWLAYIDAYEWVTLPNVLGMSLYADGGFLATKPYVASAAYINRMSDYCQGCAYNPKQRHGEGACPFNSLYWDFLDRHRAKLFPNQRMRMMYAAWDNLNPQERAATLAWAATLLTRLEEL; this comes from the coding sequence ATGGAAACCATCTGGATTCTGGGCGATCAGTTGGTACGTCTCCATCCGGCTTTTGAACGGGTGGAACACTCCACGGTCAGGGTGCTGATGATTGAGTCAGCCGCCCATGCACGACGGGTGCGCTACCACAAGCAGAAGCTCGTCTTTCTCTTTTCAGCCATGCGGCACTACGCCGAAGAACTGCGCGCCATGGGCTGGACCGTGGACTACTACCGTGAACAGCCCGATTTTGAAGCCGGTCTCGTGGCCCATCTCCGCCAGCACCGTCCAAGCCGCATCTGGCTTATGGAACCCAACGAATACGGTGTTGCCGAACTCCTGAAACGTCTTGTTGCTGCGCATGGACTGTCACTTGACATCCTGCCGACGACCATGTTCATCAGCGACCGGGCATCGTTTGCCGCCCGGGCGCAGGGAAAGAAAACGCTCGTTCTGGAAAACTTCTACCGGCGCATGCGGCAGATGACGGGGTTGCTGATGGAACCGGACGGCGAACCGACGGGCGGCACGTGGAACTATGACCGGGAAAATCGCCAGGTGCCACCGCCGGACCATCGGTTCCCGCCTCTGCCCCGCTATGCCCCGGATGCCATCACCCGTGAGGTGATGGACTGGGTACGACGGGATTTCCCCGATGGTTACGGCGTCATCGAACCCTTCCACTGGGCCACGACCCGCGCCGAGGCCGAAGATGCCTACCAGGATTTCATCGAACACCGGCTTGATCTTTTTGGCCCCTATGAAGATGCCATGGTGCGCGGGCAGGCTGCGCTGTACCACACTCTGGTATCACCTTATGTCAATGTCGGCCTGCTTGATCCGCTGGTAGCGGCCAGGCAGGCCGAGCAGGCGTACCGTGCCGGAAAAGCCCGGCTCAACTCCGTGGAAGGCGTCATCCGGCAGTTCATCGGCTGGCGGGAGTTCATCTATCAAATCTACTGGCTACGCATGCCGGAAATGGCCCAGGCCAACTTCTTTGGCGACACCCGTCCACTGCCGCACTACTACTGGGATGGCGAGACGCGGATGCAGTGTCTCCGGGAAACCATCACCCAACTTCAGCAGACCGGACACACGCACCACATTCAGCGCCTTATGGTGCTGGGCAACTTTGCGCTGCTGGCCGGAGTGCTGCCACAGGCAGTCAACGAGTGGTTCTGGTTGGCGTACATAGACGCCTATGAGTGGGTCACACTGCCCAACGTGCTGGGCATGTCACTGTACGCCGACGGTGGCTTTCTGGCCACCAAGCCTTACGTGGCCAGTGCTGCCTACATCAACCGCATGAGCGATTACTGCCAGGGCTGTGCCTACAACCCGAAGCAGCGGCACGGGGAAGGGGCCTGTCCGTTCAACAGCCTGTACTGGGACTTTCTCGACCGACACCGCGCAAAGCTGTTTCCAAACCAGCGCATGCGCATGATGTACGCTGCCTGGGACAACCTGAACCCACAGGAACGCGCCGCCACACTGGCCTGGGCCGCCACGCTGCTCACCCGTCTGGAAGAGCTTTAG
- a CDS encoding polysaccharide biosynthesis tyrosine autokinase — MPQDHPNNNVMLAPTATELDLATPTVQDRMRRRGSYQYTLPQEDAGQPIRQAFLTILRYKFTVILCVVLTMTVTGLALSRMQPIYEASSHIEIAPEKEFSSTGRIAFMPYSVDPDYLNTQIRKISSPSLLVEVVKILKLDRDPKFLATGPTTLSAALMDIIRSPRGARTPPPSETKSGELPEASPTPDAGKAEAGNAEDELQRYAPQIGRLASGLQAYGIPRTRLVRITFQHHDPETTKAVVNTVAEVFARRNVSDRLQQGSSQKEFLSSTAARLQQEILEEERKLTEYLRTRKIVSLKPEDNPEVARLTGLNQALLEAEKERLRAEERYQASLSQPVDSLDEMQSDPELQKLRGKISELKQRRLELLGTYTELHPDVVQIDQVLAQAENELKEAKANTLVRIKTAYENAKRREEELRARVEKQRNEVVTQNGDGVMQRMMQDNIDNKKKMLQALQATTKDTEINLRMDLNNITVADRAGTPGAPISPRVSYTLSVAFFLSLFGGVGLAFAREYLNTRIKSVEDVDRLLNLPTLGLIPQVSPKELSKSSGYYSYGGETRALAKLADGRPLPADFNIGLSAFALSASPIGEAYRQLRTSILLSSSEDVRNRIILITSSQPGEGKTTTSFNTAISLAQTGASVLLIDCDLRRPQLQKLFDSYGQERTFQPGLSRYLSGQCKIGEIFTPSPIPYLTLITCGQMPPNPAELLGSQRMRSLLAYAVEKFDYVILDTPPMLSFADATILAAMADSVILVVNCQRSKREIVKRTCRKLDETNTRVLGVVLNGMTQEQSSYYGYDYYGYSSYYRYSQAAGVNGDGKAGGPKPPPSASEVFEQLKVTLDEQGAADNRVPPASNASPAGNSSNNGHKAG, encoded by the coding sequence ATGCCACAAGACCACCCGAACAACAACGTCATGCTTGCGCCGACGGCAACCGAGCTGGACCTCGCCACGCCAACCGTTCAGGACCGCATGCGCCGGCGTGGGAGCTATCAGTACACCCTGCCGCAGGAAGATGCCGGACAGCCAATCCGGCAGGCGTTCCTGACGATTCTGCGGTACAAGTTTACGGTCATTCTCTGTGTCGTGCTGACGATGACCGTCACCGGGCTGGCGCTTTCGCGCATGCAGCCCATTTACGAGGCGTCCAGCCACATCGAGATTGCCCCGGAAAAAGAGTTTTCCTCAACCGGGCGCATTGCCTTTATGCCCTACTCGGTGGACCCGGATTACCTCAACACGCAGATTCGGAAGATTTCGAGTCCGTCACTGCTTGTTGAAGTCGTCAAGATTCTCAAACTCGACCGCGACCCAAAGTTTCTGGCCACGGGACCCACCACGCTCAGCGCGGCGCTGATGGACATCATCCGCTCTCCCCGTGGGGCGCGCACACCACCGCCGAGTGAAACGAAATCCGGGGAACTGCCGGAGGCCAGCCCGACACCCGATGCCGGTAAGGCTGAAGCTGGCAACGCTGAAGACGAGCTTCAGCGTTATGCGCCGCAGATTGGGCGGCTGGCCAGTGGACTGCAGGCTTACGGCATTCCCCGCACACGCCTCGTCCGCATTACCTTCCAGCACCACGACCCGGAAACAACCAAGGCGGTGGTCAACACCGTGGCCGAGGTCTTCGCCCGCCGCAATGTTTCCGACCGCCTCCAGCAGGGGAGCAGCCAGAAGGAGTTTCTGTCCTCGACGGCCGCGCGCCTTCAGCAGGAAATTCTCGAAGAGGAGCGAAAACTGACGGAGTACCTGCGCACACGGAAAATTGTCTCCCTCAAACCGGAAGACAACCCGGAAGTAGCCCGGCTGACCGGACTCAACCAGGCCCTGCTTGAAGCTGAAAAAGAGCGCCTGCGCGCCGAAGAACGTTACCAGGCCAGCCTGAGCCAACCTGTTGACTCCCTCGACGAAATGCAATCGGACCCGGAGTTGCAGAAGCTGCGCGGCAAAATCTCCGAATTGAAACAGCGCCGTCTCGAGCTGCTCGGAACCTACACGGAACTACACCCCGATGTGGTGCAGATTGATCAGGTGCTGGCCCAGGCCGAAAACGAACTCAAGGAAGCGAAAGCGAACACGCTGGTTCGCATCAAAACGGCCTACGAAAACGCCAAGCGACGCGAAGAAGAACTGCGTGCGCGGGTTGAAAAACAGCGCAACGAGGTCGTCACCCAGAACGGCGACGGCGTCATGCAGCGCATGATGCAGGACAACATTGACAACAAAAAGAAGATGCTCCAGGCGTTGCAGGCAACCACCAAGGATACCGAAATCAACCTGCGCATGGACCTCAACAACATCACAGTCGCGGACCGCGCCGGCACTCCTGGCGCGCCCATCAGCCCACGGGTGAGCTACACCCTCAGCGTTGCCTTTTTCCTCTCCCTTTTTGGCGGTGTCGGTCTTGCTTTTGCGCGGGAATATCTCAACACCCGTATCAAGTCGGTCGAGGACGTGGATCGGCTGCTGAACCTCCCGACGCTGGGGCTGATTCCCCAGGTTTCGCCCAAAGAACTCAGCAAAAGCAGCGGGTATTACAGCTATGGCGGCGAAACCAGGGCGCTGGCCAAACTGGCCGATGGACGCCCGCTGCCGGCCGATTTCAACATCGGTCTCAGCGCCTTTGCCCTCTCGGCTTCGCCGATTGGGGAAGCCTACCGCCAGCTTCGGACTTCCATCCTGCTTTCTTCATCCGAGGATGTCCGCAACCGCATCATTCTCATCACCAGCAGCCAGCCAGGTGAAGGCAAAACGACAACTTCGTTCAACACCGCCATCTCGCTGGCCCAAACCGGGGCCTCGGTCCTGCTCATTGACTGCGATCTGCGGCGTCCGCAACTCCAGAAGCTGTTTGACAGCTACGGACAGGAACGCACTTTCCAGCCGGGGCTGTCCCGGTATCTCTCCGGGCAGTGCAAAATTGGCGAAATTTTCACGCCTTCCCCGATTCCCTACCTGACGCTCATTACCTGCGGGCAGATGCCGCCCAACCCGGCCGAACTGCTTGGCTCCCAACGCATGCGGTCGCTGCTGGCGTATGCCGTCGAAAAGTTCGACTACGTCATTCTGGACACGCCGCCCATGCTCTCCTTTGCCGACGCCACAATTCTCGCGGCGATGGCCGACAGCGTCATTCTGGTGGTCAACTGCCAACGCTCGAAACGGGAGATTGTGAAACGCACCTGCCGGAAGCTGGATGAAACGAACACCCGCGTCCTGGGCGTGGTTCTCAACGGGATGACCCAGGAACAATCCAGCTACTACGGCTATGACTATTACGGCTACAGTTCCTACTACCGCTACAGTCAGGCAGCAGGTGTCAATGGGGATGGCAAGGCGGGCGGCCCCAAACCGCCTCCATCGGCATCCGAGGTCTTTGAGCAGCTCAAGGTAACCTTGGATGAGCAGGGGGCGGCGGACAACCGCGTGCCGCCGGCTTCCAATGCGTCACCAGCCGGTAATTCGTCCAACAATGGGCACAAGGCCGGATAA
- the smpB gene encoding SsrA-binding protein SmpB, producing MTASATDGIKLVASNREAYFDYFIRETYEAGLELVGTEVKALREGRVNLKEAYVVIRDGEAWLMEAHISPYSHGNRYNHDPRRTRRLLLHKREIAKLAAATQERGLTVVPTRLYFKRGRAKVEVAIAKGKKTYDKRETERRRDLERETRAALKSRS from the coding sequence ATGACCGCGTCTGCCACTGACGGCATCAAACTCGTCGCTTCCAATCGGGAAGCCTACTTTGACTATTTCATCCGCGAGACGTATGAAGCGGGACTCGAACTCGTCGGCACGGAGGTCAAGGCCCTGCGCGAAGGCCGGGTCAATCTCAAAGAGGCCTATGTCGTCATCCGGGACGGTGAAGCCTGGCTGATGGAAGCGCACATCAGTCCATATTCACACGGCAACCGGTACAACCACGATCCCCGGCGCACCCGGCGGCTGCTGCTCCACAAACGCGAAATTGCCAAACTGGCGGCAGCCACTCAGGAACGTGGATTGACGGTCGTCCCAACCAGGCTGTATTTCAAGCGCGGACGCGCCAAAGTCGAAGTTGCCATTGCCAAAGGCAAGAAAACCTATGACAAGCGCGAAACCGAACGTCGCCGCGACCTTGAGCGTGAAACGCGCGCGGCACTCAAGTCACGCAGCTAA
- a CDS encoding lysoplasmalogenase → MGTRPDKQRYPVIPTRHPGQRGFPAVFSLSALAYLGTLPWLPYPGSFLLKALPVLVAAGWLLHTARSTGGRRAGYGLLWSALGDMALALDDRFFLVGLTAFLIAHLCYIAAFVPEAQLQRARLFRAGGVAAYGVTLGAVLGQATNWQPPILLYAVVLTSMGVTAALRRGSRLVFPGALAFMVSDSLLAWNRFLTPLPLAHLWVMLTYYLAQGLITGGMLDDQMLKGSQGYPDS, encoded by the coding sequence ATGGGCACAAGGCCGGATAAGCAGAGGTATCCGGTCATCCCCACCCGGCATCCTGGTCAACGTGGCTTCCCGGCGGTTTTCAGCCTGTCGGCACTGGCCTATCTGGGAACACTCCCCTGGCTGCCGTATCCGGGCAGCTTTCTTCTGAAGGCCCTGCCGGTGCTGGTCGCGGCCGGGTGGCTGCTGCATACCGCCCGGTCCACCGGCGGGCGGCGCGCTGGCTACGGGCTGCTCTGGTCGGCGCTCGGCGATATGGCGCTGGCCCTGGATGACCGGTTCTTTCTGGTCGGGCTGACAGCGTTTCTCATCGCGCACCTGTGCTACATAGCGGCTTTTGTGCCGGAGGCGCAGCTTCAGCGCGCCCGGTTGTTCCGGGCAGGCGGCGTGGCAGCCTACGGGGTGACGCTGGGCGCGGTTCTGGGACAGGCCACCAACTGGCAGCCTCCCATTCTGCTCTACGCTGTTGTTTTGACCAGTATGGGTGTCACGGCGGCGCTGCGCCGGGGAAGCCGGCTTGTGTTTCCGGGAGCGTTGGCCTTTATGGTCTCGGACAGTCTCCTGGCCTGGAACCGTTTCCTGACGCCCCTGCCGCTGGCCCATCTCTGGGTCATGCTGACCTACTATCTGGCACAGGGCCTCATCACTGGTGGTATGCTGGATGACCAGATGTTGAAAGGGAGCCAAGGATACCCGGACTCATGA
- a CDS encoding PrsW family glutamic-type intramembrane protease, which yields MRLCLSVLNGSLNGQVYRLHDGALLLGRGTDAGIRFNPAVDSMVSSRHCLIQAEPDGFYVVDNQSTNGTYVNGQRIQRARLNQGDIIELGNPGVRLQVALEAPAASPAAFAPGASTFGHPAAADGGTARLRETIGGLGMYNPERKSLAPESEASPMGAYIGAAVGILVCLVLTLIVALIMLSELGIVVAVIATVVAFVPAFFYMLPFLWLDRYDPEPVWALAASFAWGGLVAVVVSYILNSLFGAIAFSVGGEIAGNIVGGVISAPIVEEGAKGLGLLLLLLFLRREFDDIVDGVVYGSFIALGFATVENILYYGRSLLGGGLEGLLIVFIMRGIMSPFAHVTFTAMTGIGCGLARESHNLAVRILAPLGGYILAVILHMVWNGMATFLGAGFLIGYALFEVPFFLAFIAFLVYVARREGKILREMLSVEVARGLITPEQLAIATSTIRRTLWPLQGKFAARRAFLRNVSKLGLSYWHVQRAVAAQSETRSLPQIPRLQAEILRLREQV from the coding sequence ATGCGACTTTGTCTGTCTGTTCTGAATGGTTCCCTGAACGGCCAAGTCTATCGGCTGCATGATGGCGCGCTGCTTCTGGGGCGGGGGACGGATGCCGGAATCCGGTTCAATCCGGCCGTGGACAGCATGGTGTCGTCCCGCCACTGCCTGATTCAGGCCGAGCCGGACGGATTCTACGTGGTGGACAACCAGAGTACGAACGGAACATACGTCAACGGCCAGCGGATTCAGCGCGCCCGCCTCAATCAGGGAGACATCATCGAGCTGGGCAACCCCGGCGTTCGTTTGCAGGTTGCTTTGGAAGCGCCAGCAGCCAGCCCGGCGGCCTTTGCGCCGGGGGCGTCCACCTTCGGTCATCCGGCGGCTGCTGACGGAGGCACGGCGCGCCTGCGGGAGACGATTGGTGGTCTGGGAATGTATAACCCGGAGCGCAAGTCCCTGGCTCCCGAATCCGAGGCTTCGCCGATGGGGGCCTACATCGGCGCGGCGGTGGGCATCCTCGTCTGCCTGGTGCTGACCCTCATCGTGGCCCTCATCATGCTGTCCGAGTTGGGGATTGTCGTCGCCGTCATCGCCACGGTGGTGGCGTTTGTCCCGGCATTTTTCTACATGCTGCCCTTTCTGTGGCTGGACCGCTATGACCCGGAACCGGTTTGGGCGCTGGCGGCGTCCTTTGCCTGGGGGGGCTTGGTGGCCGTCGTGGTGTCTTACATCCTGAACTCACTCTTTGGAGCCATCGCTTTCAGTGTAGGGGGGGAAATTGCCGGGAACATCGTGGGGGGTGTGATTTCGGCGCCCATTGTGGAAGAGGGGGCGAAGGGACTGGGGCTGCTGCTCCTGTTGCTGTTTCTCCGCCGGGAGTTTGACGACATCGTGGATGGGGTGGTCTATGGCAGCTTCATTGCCCTTGGCTTTGCCACGGTGGAGAACATCCTCTACTACGGGCGGAGCCTGCTCGGTGGTGGGCTGGAGGGACTGCTGATCGTCTTTATCATGCGGGGCATCATGTCTCCCTTTGCCCACGTGACCTTCACGGCAATGACCGGCATCGGGTGTGGTCTGGCGCGGGAGTCCCATAATCTTGCCGTGCGCATTCTGGCGCCGCTCGGTGGCTACATCCTGGCGGTCATCCTGCACATGGTCTGGAATGGCATGGCTACCTTTTTAGGCGCTGGCTTTCTCATTGGCTACGCCTTGTTTGAAGTGCCCTTCTTCCTGGCCTTTATCGCCTTTCTCGTTTATGTTGCGCGGCGCGAGGGAAAGATTCTCCGCGAGATGCTGTCCGTCGAGGTTGCCCGCGGTCTCATCACGCCGGAACAGTTGGCTATTGCCACCTCCACCATCCGCCGTACTCTGTGGCCGCTTCAGGGGAAGTTTGCGGCGCGCCGCGCTTTCCTCCGCAATGTCTCGAAGCTGGGACTTTCCTACTGGCACGTCCAGCGCGCCGTCGCGGCCCAGAGTGAAACCCGCAGCCTGCCGCAGATTCCACGGCTGCAAGCTGAAATCCTCCGTTTACGGGAGCAGGTCTGA
- the bcp gene encoding thioredoxin-dependent thiol peroxidase has translation MPETGSPAPTFTAPDMHGNPVSLEQFRGQKVVLYFYPKDDTPGCTKEACSFRDAYADYREKGIVVLGVSLDDEASHRAFAEKYQLPFTLLADTNHAVSEAYGVYGEQEWQGKKFMGLARKTFLIDEQGILIKVFDKVDVENHSREVLAAFGLA, from the coding sequence ATGCCTGAAACAGGTTCTCCGGCGCCGACCTTCACCGCACCGGATATGCACGGCAACCCCGTGAGTCTCGAACAGTTCCGTGGTCAAAAGGTCGTCTTGTACTTCTATCCGAAGGACGACACGCCAGGCTGCACCAAGGAAGCCTGTAGCTTCCGCGACGCCTATGCCGACTACCGGGAGAAGGGGATCGTCGTGCTGGGCGTGTCGCTCGATGACGAAGCCTCCCACCGGGCCTTTGCCGAAAAGTACCAGCTTCCCTTTACCCTGCTGGCCGATACCAACCATGCGGTTTCAGAAGCCTACGGCGTGTATGGCGAGCAGGAGTGGCAGGGCAAAAAGTTCATGGGCCTTGCCCGCAAGACCTTTCTCATTGATGAGCAGGGCATTCTGATCAAGGTATTCGACAAGGTTGACGTCGAAAATCACAGCCGGGAAGTGCTGGCTGCCTTTGGACTGGCTTGA
- a CDS encoding SulP family inorganic anion transporter, which yields MNAQESVPQRLDPGIRANLRYDFPAGVVVFLVALPLCLGIALASNAPLFSGIIAGIVGGIIIAPLSGSALSVSGPAAGLAVIVAQGIATAGDFRAFLAAVVLAGLFQIVFALIRGGGLADYIPNCVIKGMLAGIGIVIILKQIPHALGRDQDFTFTDTLSFLNFEESSTIGAIIAGIFSAQPTAVGITLLSLVVLLVWEHPRLKQIPWLILLPGPLVVVVLGLLINETLRWSGSQLYLRAEEAHLVALPVATDLQSFIAQFTFPDVQALQRAEIIKLALTLAVVASLETLLCVEASDKMDPFKRISQPNRELFAQGVGNMVSGLIGGLPLTSVIVRTTANIYAGGRTRMSAFIHGLLLLFAVFLIPGLLNRIPIASLAAILLLVGYKLAKPELFKAMYAQGYAQFAPFVVTVVAIVATDLLVGIGIGLVFGLFFVIRANYRSAVTLVSHEDAYLLRFNKDATFINKIELKRKLQSIPDGATLFIDGTRALYVDQDILDVVNEFRAAARYRNITVSTSNFDEKAPRLPQPQPAH from the coding sequence ATGAACGCACAGGAGTCTGTCCCTCAGCGCCTCGATCCCGGCATCCGCGCCAACCTCCGCTATGACTTCCCGGCCGGAGTGGTGGTCTTTCTCGTGGCCCTGCCCCTCTGTCTGGGGATTGCCCTGGCGTCCAATGCGCCTCTGTTTTCCGGCATCATTGCCGGCATCGTCGGGGGGATCATCATCGCTCCGCTTTCGGGCTCAGCCCTGTCGGTGAGCGGCCCGGCGGCCGGGCTGGCCGTGATTGTGGCGCAGGGGATTGCCACTGCTGGCGACTTTCGCGCGTTTCTGGCGGCGGTCGTGCTGGCCGGACTGTTTCAGATTGTCTTTGCCCTGATACGCGGCGGTGGGTTGGCGGATTACATTCCGAACTGCGTCATCAAAGGCATGCTGGCCGGCATTGGGATCGTCATCATCCTCAAGCAGATTCCCCATGCTCTGGGACGCGACCAGGACTTTACCTTCACCGATACCCTCAGCTTTCTCAATTTCGAGGAAAGCTCAACTATCGGCGCCATCATTGCCGGCATCTTCAGCGCCCAGCCGACGGCCGTCGGGATTACCCTGCTGTCTCTGGTGGTTCTCCTGGTCTGGGAGCATCCCCGGCTCAAGCAGATTCCATGGCTGATTTTGCTTCCCGGCCCGCTGGTGGTGGTCGTGTTGGGTCTGCTCATCAATGAGACACTGCGCTGGAGTGGAAGCCAGCTTTATCTCCGCGCTGAGGAAGCGCACCTGGTGGCCCTGCCGGTGGCAACTGACCTCCAGAGCTTCATCGCCCAGTTCACCTTCCCGGATGTACAGGCACTGCAACGTGCCGAGATCATCAAGTTGGCCCTGACCTTGGCCGTTGTTGCCAGTCTCGAAACGCTGTTGTGCGTTGAGGCAAGCGACAAAATGGACCCCTTCAAGCGGATTTCCCAGCCCAACCGGGAACTGTTTGCGCAGGGCGTGGGCAACATGGTGAGCGGGCTGATTGGCGGTCTGCCGCTCACGTCGGTCATCGTCCGCACCACGGCCAACATTTACGCCGGTGGACGAACCCGCATGTCAGCTTTCATCCACGGCCTCCTGCTGTTGTTTGCCGTGTTTCTGATTCCAGGGCTGCTCAACCGGATTCCCATTGCTTCTCTGGCGGCCATTCTCCTGCTCGTGGGCTACAAGCTGGCCAAACCGGAACTGTTCAAAGCGATGTATGCCCAGGGCTATGCGCAATTTGCTCCTTTTGTCGTTACGGTGGTGGCCATCGTGGCGACAGACCTTCTGGTGGGTATTGGTATCGGTCTTGTCTTTGGACTGTTCTTCGTCATCCGCGCCAACTACCGCTCGGCCGTCACGCTGGTCAGTCACGAAGACGCCTACCTGCTGCGCTTCAACAAGGACGCCACGTTCATCAACAAGATTGAACTCAAGCGCAAGCTCCAGAGCATTCCCGATGGCGCAACCCTGTTCATTGACGGCACACGTGCGCTCTACGTGGATCAGGACATCCTCGACGTGGTGAATGAATTTCGAGCTGCCGCCAGGTACCGGAATATCACCGTGAGCACGAGTAACTTCGACGAAAAAGCGCCGCGTTTGCCGCAACCTCAACCAGCCCACTAG